A window of Benincasa hispida cultivar B227 chromosome 9, ASM972705v1, whole genome shotgun sequence genomic DNA:
CCTTAATCCACTTTGGAAGCTTGTCAGCTGGATGCGAAAAGCTTCTTTTTGAAGAATTAGATGCATACCGAACGTCAACCAATAAAATTGCTGCATAATCATTGATATGTCGAATCGCTCTACCTGTAAAAGAAGGCAAGGAAGGCAGGACATTAGATAAAGACAAGATGAAAGTGCAATGGTTTGCAAGTAGAGAAAAAACACTACACTATCACTACAAGACTTAAAGACTTGGGGAAAACTATTGATTCAGTGGCCAGGATTACTCATTCCGAGCCTGATCAAGATCTCATCTAGGCGAGACTTTTTTATTGCTGCAGTTAACTAAGTGGTCAAGGATAAAGCATAATCACTGAACAACCACAGTTAGAGTGAAGTTAAAATGCTAGCCGTGATTTCAATCAAAACCACCAAGTCGACTATTCTCTAATTGAACTGACAGTAATAGGCACTAAGACAATCCAAACTCCAAAACTCGATTCAATTCAATAGTTCATTTTGGAAGACAACTTATGTTTCCCTTAATAAGAAAATGGAAATCATTACTTACCAATTGACTGATTCACGGCTTTCATGCAAAGATTCTCGTAatattcttttcctcttttGCAACTTCTCAAGATCTCCAAACCAGTTTCAACATCTCCACTAGGAACCTCATTATAAAACTTCGAACTCTTTACAGAATTTGAATTCCCCAGATTTTCAATATGCTTCACCCTCTCCATCAACTCAATGTCAGATGGACTAGGGTAGGGCAGGCCAACCATGACAATACACCTACCCATCCCATCACTTAAGTTGATGCCTTCCGATATTTTCCCCCCAACAACAGCAAATAGCACCGCACCACTAGTAGACgaaatattttgttttggatCCTTCTTGGACAATGCCTCGATGTTTTCCTTGTATTCCTTAAGAACAGATTCCACATCAGAATTTTTTCTAGGCTCtctaaatatacattttttcttcattatccTGTCAAGGATGCCTGAAGTTTTCCATAAACCATATACTTGTTCTTCATAATCAAACGAAGAAAAGAACACAACAATTCCTTCTGGAATCACAGTTACTAAATTACAAAGCAAAAGCCCAAGCTCCTTTATCTGTAAATTCAGGGCCATAAAGCAATCAGCTACCATAAAATTAACAAGGAAACAAGCTGACCAATTGAACAGTAAGAAAAAGTTTACTTTATATCTTAACTATCTGGAATAAAACAACAAGAATacaaaaacatgaaaaatacaagGTATAGAGTGAGAAAAAAATGGGCATAAATCAATTCAAGCCTGTAATTTCCTTACGATAGCAGATGAGCTTCTGCTGTTGTAGCTAAAATCAAAAGGCTGACCCGAAGGACCGGAGGAAACAGCCATTGGCAAAATACTTTCTGGAGGAACAATGTGACTACacgaaaaaaaattcaactgaGAAGAGGGTAACCATGGAAAGAGTCGCTCTCTTGTTTCTTCTATAGGTTGTAAAGTTCCCCCAGCGAGAACAACAGCATGTGCTTGATCTACAACCTACAAGATTAACTAGTCTCAGAATAAGGTATCGTACGCAAAATTCATGatgtaaatttcttcttttgcgaACCTCAGAAAATATCTTGTCCCCTGTAAGCATAACAAATTTTATATATCCTCCACGCTCCCCTAAGCTTGTTGGTCGGTTCTTAGAGATGATCACTTTTCCATCTCCATCAAAGTTAATAAGGGATAGCAGCATGTCAGCTAATGCCCTAAAGCTTGAGAGGGTACTTTCCTTCTCGTAAC
This region includes:
- the LOC120087355 gene encoding ATP-dependent DNA helicase DDX11 isoform X2; translated protein: MCRTKASSGCPMLRNPKLQKNFRSQISQRGALDIEDLVHLGRKVGTCPYYGSRSLVQGADLIVLPYQSLLSKSSRESLGLVLKNSIVIIDEAHNLADSLISMHDSKITYLQLENVHHHMERYFERFCSLLGPGNRRYIQTLIIVTQALLKLLHNEEASYVEPCQSNSTGKNGTLDYSMAINDFLFSLNIDNINFVKLLQYIKESNIMHKVSGYGERIISPRNDLGMKTSGECYEKESTLSSFRALADMLLSLINFDGDGKVIISKNRPTSLGERGGYIKFVMLTGDKIFSEVVDQAHAVVLAGGTLQPIEETRERLFPWLPSSQLNFFSCSHIVPPESILPMAVSSGPSGQPFDFSYNSRSSSAIIKELGLLLCNLVTVIPEGIVVFFSSFDYEEQVYGLWKTSGILDRIMKKKCIFREPRKNSDVESVLKEYKENIEALSKKDPKQNISSTSGAVLFAVVGGKISEGINLSDGMGRCIVMVGLPYPSPSDIELMERVKHIENLGNSNSVKSSKFYNEVPSGDVETGLEILRSCKRGKEYYENLCMKAVNQSIGRAIRHINDYAAILLVDVRYASNSSKRSFSHPADKLPKWIKDCLIASTENYGEVHRRLHQFFKVNRKMGQ